One region of Triticum aestivum cultivar Chinese Spring chromosome 6B, IWGSC CS RefSeq v2.1, whole genome shotgun sequence genomic DNA includes:
- the LOC123134635 gene encoding uncharacterized protein — protein sequence MVAPMVIASAGLRMLAGVAMANRGDGLPAASRWDARPRCSTCSGTGREECLCSRWSDGDVGCGTCSGSGRKRCRSCGGSGTGRPLPARLIVQEQKLPTPPGRRGDYN from the coding sequence ATGGTGGCGCCCATGGTGATCGCGTCGGCGGGGCTCCGGATGCTGGCGGGCGTTGCGATGGCGAACCGGGGAGACGGGCTGCCGGCGGCGTCCAGGTGGGACGCGCGGCCCCGTTGCTCCACGTGCAGCGGCACCGGCCGGGAGGAGTGCCTCTGCAGCCGTTGGTCCGACGGCGACGTCGGCTGCGGGACGTGCTCTGGGTCTGGCCGCAAGCGGTGCCGCAGCTGCGGAGGCTCTGGCACCGGTCGGCCGCTCCCGGCGCGACTCATCGTCCAGGAGCAGAAGCTGCCAACCCCGCCCGGGCGACGCGGAGACTACAACTGA
- the LOC123134636 gene encoding uncharacterized protein: MVAPMVIAAAGLRMLAGVATANRTTGDGLPVASKWDVRARCSTCRGTGWEECLCSRWSDGDLGCRTCSGSGRKRCRSCGGSGIGRQLPARLIVQQQKLPTAHGRRGDYN; encoded by the coding sequence ATGGTGGCGCCCATGGTGATCGCGGCGGCGGGGCTCAGGATGCTGGCGGGAGTGGCGACGGCGAACCGAACGACGGGCGACGGGCTGCCGGTGGCGTCCAAATGGGACGTGCGGGCCCGTTGCTCCACGTGCAGAGGCACCGGCTGGGAGGAATGCCTCTGCAGCCGTTGGTCCGACGGCGACCTCGGCTGCAGGACGTGCTCTGGCTCCGGCCGCAAGCGGTGCCGCAGTTGCGGAGGCTCTGGCATCGGCCGGCAGCTTCCGGCGCGACTCATCGTCCAGCAGCAGAAGCTGCCGACCGCGCATGGGCGCCGCGGAGACTACAACTGA